ATCATATAAGCAGAAAATGGAATCTTAAGGCGGAGGAGCTATGCTGACAGAAAAGCGTTATGGCATGATTTTAGAGCTTCTGGAGAAGAAAAGGACAATCACAGTGACGGAGCTGACGGAACTGCTTCATGCCTCGGAATCGACGATACGCCGGGATCTGAATGCATTGGACCAGGCCGGAAAACTCGTGAAGGTATTTGGAGGAGCAATTGCAGTAGACCTGCCATTTCATCCGGAGGAGCCATCGGTTGCCCAAAAGATGGAATTGATGCAGGAGGAGAAGAAGCGGATTGCCGGATATGCGGCAAATCTGATTAAGCCGGATGATTTTATATATCTGGACGCAGGTACCACTACAGGTTTTATGATTGACTTTATTGTAGGGAAGAACGTGACAATTGTTACGAATGCAGTCGATCATGCCAGGCGGCTGGCGGCAGCGGGAATGCGGGTACTTCTGATTGGCGGGGAGCTGAAGGGAACGACGGAGGCAGTCGTGGGAAATCATGCGATA
The window above is part of the Novisyntrophococcus fermenticellae genome. Proteins encoded here:
- a CDS encoding DeoR/GlpR family DNA-binding transcription regulator, producing MLTEKRYGMILELLEKKRTITVTELTELLHASESTIRRDLNALDQAGKLVKVFGGAIAVDLPFHPEEPSVAQKMELMQEEKKRIAGYAANLIKPDDFIYLDAGTTTGFMIDFIVGKNVTIVTNAVDHARRLAAAGMRVLLIGGELKGTTEAVVGNHAILSLQDYHFSKGFFGTNGISKKEGLTTPDYNEAMVKKTAVNSCRERYVLCDSAKFGNISSVTFAPLNAVKIITDKVPAGTFAENRNIIVAF